From Ignavibacteria bacterium, one genomic window encodes:
- a CDS encoding class I SAM-dependent methyltransferase: protein MLEKWNERFSEEGYAYGKEPNAFFREEIDKLKPGRLLLVAEGEGRNAVYAAREGWQVDCFDYSEAAKEKALKLAEENNTTINYTVQDLESFSPKEDYYDAAGIIYMHLPEELRTEVNRKIISSLKAGGKLILEVFEKDQIEKSSGGPKDPELLYSLEDIVNEFTDLDFQQLSKEVIELSEGKYHHGEAVVIRFTGTKEHPEA from the coding sequence ATGCTTGAAAAATGGAATGAGAGGTTTTCTGAAGAAGGCTACGCATACGGGAAAGAACCGAACGCTTTTTTCAGGGAGGAAATTGATAAATTAAAGCCCGGAAGGCTTTTGCTCGTTGCCGAAGGCGAAGGGCGCAACGCCGTCTATGCCGCGCGAGAGGGCTGGCAGGTGGACTGCTTCGACTACAGCGAGGCGGCCAAAGAAAAAGCCCTTAAGCTGGCCGAAGAAAACAATACAACCATAAACTATACAGTTCAGGACCTGGAGAGTTTCTCTCCAAAAGAGGATTATTACGATGCCGCCGGAATTATCTACATGCATCTTCCTGAAGAATTGCGCACAGAGGTAAACCGGAAAATCATCTCGTCTTTGAAAGCGGGAGGCAAACTCATTCTTGAAGTCTTTGAAAAAGACCAGATAGAGAAATCCTCCGGGGGCCCGAAGGATCCGGAACTCCTCTACTCTTTAGAGGACATTGTAAATGAATTTACCGATCTCGACTTCCAGCAGCTCAGCAAGGAAGTAATTGAGCTAAGTGAGGGGAAATACCACCATGGCGAGGCGGTTGTAATAAGGTTTACCGGCACAAAAGAACATCCTGAGGCCTAG
- the prfA gene encoding peptide chain release factor 1, with protein sequence MIDKLRAIKEKFEKINEQLADPANLNNQEKIVTLSKERSELLEVVDAFERYDKVLKDIEGNREIIELGEDRELSEIAQAELEDLKKEKEKLEEEIKYILIPKDPNDNKDVIVEIRAGTGGDEAGLFAFDLYRMYSRFAEVRGWKKEIIDISESGMGGIKEVVFSLNGQGAYGDMKFENGVHRVQRVPLTETNGRVHTSAATVVVMPEVEDVQVDIDPNDLRIDVYRSGGAGGQNVNKVETAIRITHIPTGLVVQCQDERSQLKNRQKALKVLRARLYDMKQKEQTDEIAAQRKSIVRSGDRSDKIRTYNFPQNRVTDHRIGLTLYNLSNIIEGDLSELIEQLKLADRAEKLNSNVEA encoded by the coding sequence CTGATCGACAAATTAAGGGCAATTAAAGAGAAATTCGAGAAAATTAATGAACAGCTGGCTGACCCCGCCAATCTCAACAACCAGGAAAAAATAGTCACTCTCAGCAAGGAAAGAAGCGAACTCCTGGAAGTGGTGGATGCTTTTGAACGCTACGACAAGGTGCTTAAGGATATTGAAGGCAACAGGGAGATTATTGAACTTGGAGAGGACAGGGAGCTTTCTGAAATTGCCCAGGCTGAACTTGAAGACCTGAAAAAGGAAAAGGAAAAGCTGGAAGAGGAGATCAAGTACATTCTGATCCCAAAGGACCCGAACGACAATAAGGACGTAATTGTGGAAATACGCGCCGGTACCGGGGGCGATGAAGCGGGGCTTTTTGCGTTCGACCTCTATAGGATGTATTCCAGGTTTGCCGAGGTCCGGGGATGGAAAAAAGAAATTATAGATATAAGTGAGTCCGGCATGGGCGGCATTAAGGAAGTGGTCTTTTCCTTGAACGGACAGGGCGCATATGGCGATATGAAGTTCGAAAACGGCGTACACCGCGTGCAGAGAGTCCCTTTAACAGAAACTAACGGAAGAGTGCATACTTCAGCCGCTACAGTGGTGGTTATGCCCGAGGTTGAAGACGTGCAGGTGGATATAGACCCAAACGACCTCAGAATTGACGTCTATAGAAGCGGCGGCGCAGGCGGACAGAACGTCAATAAAGTCGAAACCGCAATAAGAATCACTCACATACCTACAGGTCTCGTCGTACAGTGCCAGGATGAACGCTCGCAGCTTAAAAACCGCCAGAAGGCGCTCAAGGTCCTGAGAGCACGCCTTTACGACATGAAACAGAAAGAGCAGACAGATGAAATTGCCGCCCAGAGAAAATCAATTGTCCGCTCGGGCGACAGAAGCGATAAGATACGTACCTATAACTTCCCGCAGAACAGGGTAACTGACCACAGAATAGGCCTTACGCTCTATAACTTGTCAAATATAATTGAAGGTGACCTTTCGGAGCTGATTGAGCAGTTAAAACTTGCCGACAGGGCAGAAAAACTCAACAGTAACGTGGAAGCTTAA
- a CDS encoding TetR/AcrR family transcriptional regulator codes for MEDKEKILFFAREKFFKEGFYKTSMDELARELKMSKKTIYKYYPSKEKLIEEVVESMMSENSEKIHQVLEKDMDAVSKIKALLGILSNLIIKISDHWLKDMQYHTPQLWAKIDNFRTRIMYTNIGRIFEQGKKEGLFEERPIELLLVIFTSSLRAIVNPDFLLNSKFSHNEALEMTFQILLNGILTDKGAMTFKNTKNQDK; via the coding sequence ATGGAAGATAAGGAAAAGATACTCTTTTTTGCACGTGAAAAGTTCTTCAAAGAGGGATTTTATAAGACCTCCATGGATGAGCTTGCACGCGAGCTCAAAATGAGCAAGAAGACCATCTACAAGTACTACCCTTCAAAGGAAAAGCTAATTGAAGAGGTAGTGGAAAGCATGATGAGCGAAAACTCAGAGAAAATCCATCAGGTGCTTGAGAAAGATATGGATGCTGTAAGTAAAATTAAGGCACTGCTCGGCATTCTCAGCAATCTTATCATTAAGATCAGCGACCACTGGTTAAAGGATATGCAGTATCACACGCCCCAACTCTGGGCAAAAATTGACAACTTCAGAACCCGGATAATGTATACCAATATAGGCAGGATATTCGAACAGGGGAAAAAAGAAGGGCTCTTTGAAGAGAGGCCGATTGAACTGCTTCTTGTAATATTCACCTCTTCCCTGCGGGCTATAGTAAACCCCGATTTTCTCTTAAACAGCAAATTCTCCCATAATGAAGCACTTGAAATGACATTTCAGATACTCTTAAACGGCATACTGACCGATAAGGGAGCCATGACATTTAAAAACACTAAAAATCAGGATAAATAG
- a CDS encoding HlyD family efflux transporter periplasmic adaptor subunit: protein MKTTLLIGALSFGLFVLGCGNGNDKNTIEASGTIEATNVTVSSKVAGQVQKIYKDEGDNVKAGDTLLTVDHDLLSIQLDQALAGRDFAEAQLKLLRKGARSEDISQAEENTRQAQINLDMAQRDKDRMTKLYEQKSITKKQYEDAMAKYQLTGAQFNAAKDNLKKMKNFARPEEIRQAEANLGKAEASVELLKKNIQDSYVTSPMNGILVKKFVEAGETVGPNSSLFRISDLKVVDLVIYVSEEELGRVKLGQKAEVSVDAFKNKTFEGKVIYISPEAEFTPKNIQTKDERTKLVFAVKIEILNPNFDLKAGMPADAVIKY, encoded by the coding sequence ATGAAAACCACATTGTTAATAGGTGCATTGAGCTTTGGACTTTTTGTCTTAGGCTGCGGAAACGGAAACGATAAGAATACCATTGAAGCCTCAGGCACAATAGAGGCCACAAATGTAACCGTCAGTTCCAAAGTTGCAGGCCAGGTTCAGAAAATTTATAAAGATGAAGGGGACAATGTTAAAGCAGGCGATACCCTTCTGACCGTAGATCACGATCTGCTTTCCATTCAACTGGACCAGGCATTGGCAGGGCGTGACTTTGCCGAAGCGCAGCTTAAGCTTCTTCGCAAGGGAGCCAGGAGCGAGGATATCAGCCAGGCAGAGGAAAACACGCGCCAGGCGCAGATAAATCTTGACATGGCACAGAGGGATAAAGACAGAATGACGAAGCTCTACGAGCAGAAATCGATCACAAAAAAGCAGTACGAAGACGCCATGGCAAAGTACCAGCTTACCGGGGCACAATTTAATGCCGCAAAAGACAACCTGAAGAAGATGAAAAACTTCGCCCGCCCCGAGGAGATCCGGCAGGCAGAGGCAAACCTTGGCAAGGCAGAGGCAAGTGTGGAGCTCCTGAAGAAAAACATACAGGACAGTTATGTTACCTCCCCCATGAACGGGATTCTGGTAAAGAAATTTGTGGAAGCAGGAGAAACCGTGGGTCCCAACTCGTCACTTTTCAGGATATCGGACCTGAAGGTTGTGGATCTTGTAATTTACGTCTCTGAAGAGGAGCTGGGAAGAGTAAAGCTGGGGCAGAAGGCTGAAGTATCGGTGGATGCATTTAAGAATAAAACATTTGAAGGAAAAGTAATCTATATTTCCCCCGAGGCGGAGTTTACGCCAAAGAACATACAGACAAAGGATGAAAGGACAAAGCTGGTTTTTGCAGTAAAAATTGAGATCCTTAACCCGAACTTCGACCTTAAAGCCGGAATGCCGGCCGACGCAGTGATAAAGTATTAA